The proteins below are encoded in one region of Malaclemys terrapin pileata isolate rMalTer1 chromosome 8, rMalTer1.hap1, whole genome shotgun sequence:
- the ELOVL1 gene encoding elongation of very long chain fatty acids protein 1, with protein sequence MEAIVTMYRDFMKGTDPRIAEYPLMQSPFLMMGILLGYVYFVLSLGPRLMANRKPFDLKKFMVVYNFFLVGLSLYIVYEFLMAGWLTGYTWRCDPVDFSQDPKALRMVRVAWLFVFSKFIELMDTVIFVLRKKNEQITFLHLFHHSVLPWSWWWGAKFGPGGMGSFHAMINSMVHVVMYSYYGLSAAGPAFQKYLWWKKHITAVQLAQFVIVSIHISQYYFMPGCQYQYPIFIHLIWIYGTIFFILFSNFWYHSYTKGKRLPRGAQYPAQLQHNGISLHENSAVTNGKVKAN encoded by the exons ATGGAAGCAATTGTAACAATGTACCGGGATTTCATGAAGGGAACAG ACCCCCGCATAGCTGAGTACCCCCTGATGCAGTCACCCTTCCTCATGATGGGGATCCTGCTGGGCTATGTCTACTTTGTGCTGTCCCTGGGCCCCCGGCTGATGGCGAACAGGAAGCCCTTTGACCTGAAGAAATTCATGGTGGTCTACAACTTCTTCCTGGTGGGCCTCTCACTCTACATCGTCTATGAG TTCCTGATGGCAGGCTGGCTGACGGGATACACCTGGAGATGTGACCCTGTTGATTTTTCCCAGGACCCCAAGGCCCTTCGG ATGGTCCGTGTAGCTTGGCTTTTTGTCTTCTCCAAGTTCATTGAGCTGATGGACACG GTGATCTTCGTCCTGCGCAAGAAGAATGAGCAGATCACCTTCCTGCACCTCTTCCACCATTCTGTCCTGCCTTGGAGCTGGTGGTGGGGGGCTAAGTTTGGCCCAG GGGGAATGGGTTCCTTCCATGCCATGATCAACTCCATGGTGCATGTCGTCATGTATTCCTACTATGGGCTCTCGGCGGCAGGGCCTGCCTTCCAGAAGTACCTGTGGTGGAAGAAGCACATCACAGCTGTTCAGCTG GCGCAGTTCGTGATCGTCTCCATCCACATCTCCCAATACTACTTCATGCCCGGCTGCCAGTACCAGTACCCCATCTTCATCCACCTCATCTGGATTTATGGGACCATCTTCTTCATCCTCTTCTCCAACTTCTGGTACCACTCCTACACCAAGGGCAAGCGGCTGCCCAGGGGGGCCCAgtacccagcccagctccagcacaACGGCATCAGCCTGCACGAGAACAGCGCTGTCACCAACGGCAAAGTCAAAGCCAACTAG